The sequence CGGTCCTCGACCCGTTGCGGGCGCCGGGTGCTACTGATAGCTTGCTGGGACCGCTCGACATCCCGGCGCGCGAGCACGGCACAGGCACTCGCCGACGTCTTGGAGGCACACCGCGGCGTGACCAGAGCAGAGAGCGCGATCAGGACGCAGCGACTCGTGGCGGTGCTGCGGGGCGACTTCACGTGGGACGAGCTGGAGAGGGTCGCCGAGACGATGCTGTCTCGGGGCTTCAGCGTGCTCGAGTACACGCTCACGGGCCGCGACGCGCTGGCCGCCATCGGGCGCCTCAGGGAGCGGTTCGGCGAGGAGCTGGTCCTCGGGGCCGGCACCGTCGTCACGGCGGACGACTACCGAGGCGCCCGCGCCGCCGGGGCCGAGTTCATGGTCGCGCCGTGCTTCAGCGCGGAGCTCTCCGCGGCGGCCCACGGCGGCGACCGCCTGTTCGTCCCCGGCGTGTTCTCGCCCAGCGAGGTCGCGGCGGCCCGCGGCGAGGGCTGGAGGCTGCTCAAGCTCTTCCCCGCCGGTACGGGCGGACCCCAACACCTGAGGGCGCTGCGCGGCCCGTTCCCCGACGTGTCGTTCGTCCCCACGGGCGGCGTCGACGCCGACAACGCCGCCGAGTTCCTGCGCGCCGGTGCGGTCG is a genomic window of Trueperaceae bacterium containing:
- a CDS encoding bifunctional 4-hydroxy-2-oxoglutarate aldolase/2-dehydro-3-deoxy-phosphogluconate aldolase, with translation MTRAESAIRTQRLVAVLRGDFTWDELERVAETMLSRGFSVLEYTLTGRDALAAIGRLRERFGEELVLGAGTVVTADDYRGARAAGAEFMVAPCFSAELSAAAHGGDRLFVPGVFSPSEVAAARGEGWRLLKLFPAGTGGPQHLRALRGPFPDVSFVPTGGVDADNAAEFLRAGAVAVGLGSALVRPGTPAEELDRRLVGLRALLQAETTA